Genomic DNA from Anas platyrhynchos isolate ZD024472 breed Pekin duck chromosome 30, IASCAAS_PekinDuck_T2T, whole genome shotgun sequence:
agcgggtgagatgggggctgtgagctgcaggcaggaggcgtggggacagagacccagctgcaggcaggcacagctgcaggcagcagagccctggtcagggagtgagagggagctgctcccagtaTCTCCATGGCAGAAGGGATTTGGGCATCTCCCTGATATCCTTGCACTGGAGACACCTTCCTTGGAGCCATTCcctgctttcctttctctcgCACCTTCAACCTCCAGCCATAGTGTCATCAGGgcttctgctgggctgcaggctgccgtGCACaatggcacagctctgccctagCAGCTCTGTGTTGTCTAGCAGCCCCATGGAAACGACACATCATTCCTAAGGCCATACTATTGCTACTGGATGCCTGAATGTGGGCAGCTGTTATGATCCCTCTCTGTccctggagaagagcagagagCTGAGATCCTCCTCAGGTACGATGAGATGGGTGAGGGGTTTGGAGATCTGCCCTTTGAACCTggattcctctgctctcagcagaatCCTGGTTGTTTTCAGGGGAACACCTGAGTGTGACCATCCTCCAGAGGTGCCAACACAGGGCAGCTGAGACCAGGACTGGTGGATACAGCAGCTGTCCTCATTCTGCCTTGAGGGACGGTCCCTTTGCCACCCAGGACCCCAAGATTTCCATGGGTGGGCAGTACAATTGCCAAGGTTTTATGCCTTGAATACGCTCCTCAGGTGTGGGGAGACAAgtataaagaaacaaaccaaaacatgcAAAAACCTTTGCTCTGCATTTGGATTAATTTTGAGAAAGAATGCTGACAAACTCTTAGTTTTGCAAAGCATACTTCATCTAAGACCAAGCCATGTTCCATTTGTATACTGCTCTAAGGCAGGACCATCTCCTGCAGAGTCCCTTGACTCCTGAAGTATCAGTTTAAGATCAAAGAGAGCAACAGCCTTTCCCAAAGTGAAGAGGCAATTTTTTCCAGGTTACTACAAGAAAATGAGTAGGTTTTCCTTACAGAGGTCTACCCTAGCATTTAACTCTTTTTGATTCTTGGACAGGCCTCCGTATTCAGAGGAGGCAGATCTCCATTCCCGGGAGgatcagatgtccaacagcagctccatcaccgagttcctcctcctgccattcacagacacacgggagctgcagctcctgcacttcgcgctcttcctgggcatctacctggctgccctcctgggcaacggcctcatcctcaccgccgtagcctgcgaccaccgcctccacacccccatgtacttcttcctcctcaacctcgccctcctcgacctgggctgcatctccaccactgtccccaaagccatggccaattccctctgggacaccagggtcATTTCCTATGAAGGATGTGTTGCACAGGTGTTTCTTCTTCTGCTCTTCCTTGCTGCAGAGTATTCTGttctcactgtcatgtcctacgaccgctatgttgccatctgcaagccccttcactacgggagcctcctgggcagcagagcttgtgcccagatggcagcagctgcctggggcagtggggttctctatgctctgctgcacactgcgCATGCATTTTCAATACCTCTTTGCCGAGGCAATACTGTGGACCAgtacttctgtgaaatccctcaGATCCTCAAACTCTCCTGCTTGGAATCAGACTACTGCAGGGAAGTTGGTCTTGTTTTTATTGGTGACTGTTTAgtatttgtctgttttgttttcattcttttttcttatgttcagatcttcagggccgtgctgaggatgccctctgagcaaggcaggcacaaagccttttccatgtgcctccctcacctggcagtGGTCTCCTTGTTTCTCAGCACagccatgtttgcctacctgaagcccccctccatctcttctccATCCCTAAACCTGGTGGttgcagttctgtactcggtggtgccccCGACactgaaccccttcatctacagcatgaagAACCACGAGCTCAAGGGTGAGGTTAGGAAAGTGATTTTATGGATGTTTCTGAATAATGataaatttcccctctttttccagaaatgacttAACTTGGTACCTCTGTGCGGGCCTGGTTCTTCTTTCatatcattattgttattgtaaCTTTGGTATCATTTGCATTTATTATGCtctcagaaaaatattcatcCTAATTCTCCTGAGCAATGACACTGCTCTGTTTACTCTTGAAGCTCTATAAATGTATGTCTATCAGCAAATCAAAGCTCACTCTAATATAGc
This window encodes:
- the LOC139999820 gene encoding olfactory receptor 14A16-like, with protein sequence MSNSSSITEFLLLPFTDTRELQLLHFALFLGIYLAALLGNGLILTAVACDHRLHTPMYFFLLNLALLDLGCISTTVPKAMANSLWDTRVISYEGCVAQVFLLLLFLAAEYSVLTVMSYDRYVAICKPLHYGSLLGSRACAQMAAAAWGSGVLYALLHTAHAFSIPLCRGNTVDQYFCEIPQILKLSCLESDYCREVGLVFIGDCLVFVCFVFILFSYVQIFRAVLRMPSEQGRHKAFSMCLPHLAVVSLFLSTAMFAYLKPPSISSPSLNLVVAVLYSVVPPTLNPFIYSMKNHELKGEVRKVILWMFLNNDKFPLFFQK